The DNA region CTGAGACGTGTCGGTGTACGGGCTCTGGAGCGTCTGTATGTCTTCAGTTCCATCACATAAACTCTCTCCTGGGACTGCACCTAGAAACACAACGAGGAGGAGACTGGGCTTTTTACTTATCATCAATACATTTATGAAAATAAtgagattatttttctttaaactgaCTTTACCTGTAttgatatttacaaaacaaaaccatgaaTATGATATTATTATAGCCTTATGCTGTATTGTGCTGTTccattataattatatatcatTATAATTGTTATTGCTATGATATCACTGCACATTATTATTAGTATGCCGCATTTACATTGTCAGTAtccttttaaataactttattacGTTCTTAATGTTCTCCATCTGTAAGTTAAAATGTTGTCTTATTTTATTCATCTTATTTGTCTTCTATTTTTCACTTATTTAATATCTATGTCTTTATTACCTATCTGGTTCAGCCTGCAGTTGAATTCACTCTCCCAGAACTCAGTCAGCACTGGGGACGCAGACACTTTGGCGAGGGGCAGATCCAGCAGGAAGTCCCTCAGGCCGGGGATGACAGCTTGCTGGATGCCAATTCCGATGGCCCCGGCACAGAAGGAGAACCTCAGCAGCTGTGAATCAGTCACCCAGCCCTCGCTTCCCAACCActgacgaggaggagaaggctccCGGGACAGCTCCTCCAACAGGATCCTCATGTCTCCAGAGCTTGCAAATGCCACAATAACTGTGGCTGTCGACCTGGAGAGATGATGTAATGCATGATGCACACAGTTAATATGGATAAAGATTTTTTAAACCAGCAAAATGAGAACTTCAGTGTTTTGAATGTACAGTTTCTCAATGGGTATTTTTATTCAGGCCTATAAgatcaataaacaaaaaacatgaagagTCGGTTATTATTCAGTACTATTTATtacattgttttgtatttgcacTTTCTTAATAAAATCATTTCCTGTATTCTAATGTTGTGTGACTGAATATATTTACCTGCGGATCACTTCAGCCACTCTCTGGATCTTGCTGCGCGGGTTGTTGCGGTAGAAAGACTCAGAGTACTCCACGCAGATGCCCTCTCTGTGCGCTGCGTCCAGGAAAGAAGCCATGCCGTTGTTGCCATAGTCCGAATCCGAGCGCACAGCACCGATCCACGTCCAGCCGAAGTGTTTGACCAGTTTGGCCAGCGCTTTGGCCTGGAACTGGTCACTGGGGATCGTCCTGAAGAAAGTCGGGTACTGCTTCTTGTTGGAGAGACAGGCGCACGTGGCAAAGTGGCTCACCTGGAGCACCACAATGGGATTCTTCATCTCCAAAAACAACTGGAATAGCACTGGTTTATAATTAATGAATTGAGTAGAAACTCAAATAGATTTACTTGAGGGATGTTGAAGGGCCCGAGGACGCGCGACATGCTGATGGATGGCGTGGAGCCAGACTCGCCAACGATGGCCATCACCATTCCGGACTGGGAGCAGTTGTTGTCGTTGCCGAAACTGAACTCCGGGTCCTGGCCGTTGGCGAGCTGGAAGGCCAGACGTGCCGCCATCAGCACCGAGGCACACGAGTCATAGATGTGGTAACCGAGTGTGGAACCCGGCAGCAGGTTCGAGCTGTTGATCTCCTCGATGGCGAAGATCATGGCCCGTGAGAAGCGCAGCTCGCGGGAGTTGatgctgcacatgcacacatgtatgTGAGCATGTTGGAGTTTACATAGGATGGAATCACATATTTTAAAGGGAAAATCACAGGCCTAagaataatactaataatacgaagtactactactactaataataatagttataataatactCACATCTATCATCATATTAACGGAACAACCAGAGGCATAGTAATTGTACTTATAATATCACTActaatgaaaatattatttatatatattattattagtactACTACAGCTACTACgactaataataattataataataatttgctgTTACTGATTGCTTCACACAGAAAATCTAAAACAAGAATATCAGAACTTATCATATATAACATCATAATAAGAATAGCTAaaaaatactactactactacaaataCTGTtactaataatactaatatatactaatattaataataatagtaactaAAGTTTATAGATAGGCCAGTCCAAAATTATCAAAAGATGTAATGCATGTCAATAGTCAACTAATTTCACACAACTAATGACAACTAATTTCCCAGCGTAaatctgttcttcttctgtgaaatattaataaatgtaaaaaacaattgttttcatttaagaaTCACAAATCATAATCTCATCTCCTATAGCCGCAttgtacacatttttattaaacacaTGTAACTTaacataaacaaattaaaaccgcAAGATTTTAAGAAcaatatacaaatttaaaacattcatgtcCCCACACAGCCCAACATCCTTTTATTCCCCACTTCTCCCTGTTATACAAACCTCCCAGTGCACCTCAGAGGCTCAGGCATCGTGGTGTAGTTATACTTCACTGTGTGCATGTCGTAGTGAATGGAGAAAACCCCCCCAACCACATAGTCCCCGTCCATTGAGAAGGCAGGTGGATGAGCCGTATCCTGCAGCTTACACTTGATCCCAGCCCTGTTAAAACCAAGAGCAGAGTTCAGCtcaaacaaacccagagcccaCATGAGGCAAACAAAGAGAACTGAGATCCCCATCATCGCctaagtgtgtgcatgtgggcaATAAGTGTGTAATCACTGCTTTATATAGCTTTTCAGACAAAATATTCCCTCCTACTGTACATCATCTTACTGTACATCACAGAGAGGATGTCCTTGCTGTGTATTTTTCAGCTCCTTCACCTTATGTAATTTGTAACCTTCACTGAGtgcctctgtttctcttctaCTCTTGTTAAATTaccatttaaaacaaacaaggcTCAATTCAAGCCAtacaacatttcacacactcgtgGATAACAGTCTTCCACATAATTATAACTAATACCCAAAACAGAACCTAAATTAAAATATAGTATGATACATGCAACTCGAAACACAGTGATtcaaacaataatacaaaataaatgaataaataggGACAATAAAAGCCCACAGTCATGGATAAAATgcagagatagatagatagatagatagatagatagatagatagatagatagatagatagatagatagatagatagatagatagatagatagatagatagatagatagatagatactttattaatcccgtggctCAACCAAACCACAATGAGATTGAAGGTggtaattatttttaattattaagaGTCATTTAGTATTCTAAAGGAAACCACTCTTAAAACATGAGTTCACCCGAAACACTAGTAAATGTGCAATTGTTTACTTCAGCTTTTACTAATTCAACGGACTGTAGAGTTGTACTTTTAAATGACGGGTCACCAATTCCTCTCTACAAGGAGGTTTATTATAGTGAGCGTGAAAAAAATACCAATTCAGAAAAGCATAGACACCAAAAGTTCACTTAAACCTGAAATGCTACCGTCTCAATTTCATGAGTAGCACTTGATGCCTTTGCTTTGTTCTTGTCTTGGCAGTAATGGGGCCATTTGTAgacacatttttcttctttcatggCTTCTCAATGTCTATTATGttcccttcctcccttttctcatCTGAGTCTTGCTCTCACTCCTCATCCTGTAAGCTAAGGAGGCAGTTTTATCTCAATGGGATGCACAAGCCTGGTGATGTGATTTTTGATGGGTTGTTTGAAGTCCATTACACCTCCGTGTTCCCTCAGCTGACGTTCACCTCAGAGCCGACTCAGCTCAGCTGTCAGGGGCAAGTCTGACTCTCTTGCAGAatttaacagttttattatatcatatcaACATATATAACTACACAGTGGTTaattgtgtctgtttatgtgttaGCTTTGACCCTCCAGGCTTCAGACATGCCTTGCATATTTAAGTGTTACCAATGGAATGTTTCCAAGTTGGAatttccttgtttttgtttttttctatggCTCCATGGAGTGCAGCAGCTGTCCAGAGAATTTCTGGTCCAGCCCCCAGCGTGACCACTGTAttccaaagaaaacagaatTCCTCTCCCACCATGTATCTGCCTGACCACCGCCTTCCTGCTGGGCACGATTCTCTCTGCTGTCGTCCTGGTTATCTTCATCCATAACCGCGGCACCCCGATGGTGCCTGCAAACAATTCAGAACTCAgcttcctgctcctgctctcaTTGAAGTTATGTTTCCTTTGCGCTTTACAGTTCATCGGACGACCCAGAGCATGGACATGCCAGCTGAGACATGCAGTGTTTGGCATCAGCTTAGTGCTTTGTGTGTCGTGTATCCTGGTTAAAACCATGGTGGTGATGGTTGTGTTCAAGCCAAGAGGGGGAGCCAATCTGAAATGGTTTGGCTCTGTGCAGTAGAGAGGGACAGTTCTGGTTTTTACCTCTGTTCAAATAGCGATCTGCACTATGGGGTGCCGTTTGTAAGCATCTCacgctgaaaataacagcaTGATTTTGTCTcatttagcttcaaaccatgtttaaaaaactggtgtgaatttttgagTCATTTCTTTGAACATTTACAGCAATATTTGTCAACGTGttacatgttaaatgttaaatgttaaatgttaaatctaaatgctaaatctaaattctaaatctaaatctaaatattatatCTAATTTATATCtgatttcacatttagatttagatttaaatttaatatttagatttagatttagatttagatttagatttagatttagatttagcatttagatttaagatttaacatttaagtgtaaaattgggatttaaatatttaaaatatctctaagttgacaaatattgttgtaaatgtgcaaaaaagtgactctcaaaaattcacaccagttttttaaacattgtttgaagctaaatgtgacaaaatgttgctgttattttcatcGTGCTTTACAAACGGCACTCCATACTGCACTGCCTGGTTTATGTCTGCTTCACCAGCTCCTCATAAAAACACCCAGAACCACAATGACAAGATAGTGTATGAGTGTGCAGTCGACTCCACATCCTTCCTCAAAGCAGgggacagaaatacacaactcAGTTGTCGTCTATATGAGAAGTTTACCTACATCCgtgttgtgcaataatgcttaaaaagtgaaaccatagaatggtgtgcctttaggcattcAATAATTTggtttatcaaaataaaatataaaacattaatattttaaatattaatattaaatcataactttagttGGTTAAAGTTATTTCTGGGCACCACCCTTTTTAAGGATATGTGGAAATagatggacccaggagcagAGGTATTTAACAAAAAGAGTATGTACTATAAAAAGAGGTGTAGCACAGAGGACTGGGGATGACAATCGCCGACAGGAAAGGAAGACTGAAGATGTActgagagagtcagagagaaagtgGTAAGCCTAATCTTTGTTCCACTATTTATTTCATCATAGTGATAATAGTGACACTGAACTGTCAGCTGTCCCACACTGTATCACAAGCTCAGAAACACCAAACCAAAATGGATatttacagctgtgtgtgtgtgtgtgtgtataatgtttttgtacatatacatattatatatataaaaatatacacttacatacatttataaaaacacaacattgttaTGTGCTTAAATAtcttatattaatatatatatatattatatattaaacataaatattaGTATCATGATAAAGTATTATAATACGTGCTTATAAATGTTATGCTCCTTGTgtacatgattttattttatcatgtaATTTAATGTGATCGAAGACCCACAGATAAGTCTCAGGTAAATAGGATTTTAGGCCCTGCCCCTTTACTTCTCCCTCTGCCCTGATGGGTGGTGTGTGCAGGATTAAACAACACTGCATGTCAATAAAAGTGTGGCAACATAGCAAATTAAACTACAGGTGTGCAGCTCCCAGAATAAAGTTGAGCAAAGTCATGAGGGCAGTTATAGACACTTGCTTGCTCTTTCAAATGTTGATGTGTTCCGGCTTTTCCTCAATCGAGTCGtcccctctttcttcctcctcctgcagattaCAGGGACAGTTTCATCTAAACGGGATGCACAAGACTGGAGATGTGGTCCTGGGTGGGCTGTTTGCAGCCCACTTTTTCTCTGCCTATCCAGACCTGTCATATACATCGGCGCCACGTCAGCCGACCTGCTACGGGTGAGTCTGCCAGAAGAAGaatgggagaaaacaaaacaatgtatACATTCTTTATGCCATTCTAATCAtgtatatttttacattcacataATATTCTTACTATTGTTGCTATTCAACTGGTTTGGcatctttcattttttatattttcatcagtGAACActagtgttttgtgtgttagttTTGATGTGATAGGATTCAGACAGGCCCAGACCATGGTCTTCGCTATTGATGAGATCAACAGAAACTCCAACCTGCTGCCCAATGTGACTCTGGGATACAGTCTGTACGATAACTGCCGCAGTCTAGACATCGGATTCAGTGCAGCAATGTTTTTAGCCAATGGTCAAGAGGAGCTAGTGACTTTACATGACACATGTGTGGGAACCCCTCCTGTCCTGGGGGTCGTTGGCGATTCTTCCTCCAGACGTTCTATTGCAATCTCCACTGTCTTAGGTTTATTCAGGGTGCCTATGGTGAGTTCTTCTCCTTAATCACGTAATTAATTGTTTTGAATAACAATGatatataatcaaataataacaCATGACCCCCTGCTCAAAGACACTTTACATggattaaacatatttaattgtattttataatcATATGTTAGAACATAAAATATACTTTGCACTTTTTCAGGATGTAcagtctttttgttttgttatttgcaGGTGAGTTATTTTGCAACATGTTCCTGTCTGAGTGACCGGCAAAGGTTTCCTACGTTCTTTAGGACGATCCCGAGTGATGCTTTCCAGGTGAAAATGTATTAAGAGCATTCAAACTGTAATGAGATATATTTTGTGCATAACAGGGAACAATGCTTTTGTAATTGCTGGTTGTATGGTGTCAGATCAAGAAACATTTACATACAGTAATTAAACATGGAACCTGTCTGGCCGGATTTTTGATGAAAGATTACTCCAGCCTGTGCACTAACTCCTTCACTGTAGGTTCGTGCTATGATTCAGCTTCTAAAACGCTTCGGCTGGACGTGGGCAGGTCTGCTCATCAGCGACGATGATTACGGGGTCCACGCCGCCCGATCCTTCCAGTCTGACCTGGGTCCGTCTGGTGGAGGTTGTCTGGCCTACATGGAGATTCTGCCCTGGGGCGACGACCGAGCTGAGCTGAGTAGGATTGTGAACGTGATGAAGAAATCCACAGCTCGTGTGGTCATCGTGTTCGCACATGAGAGTCACATGATTAACCTCATGGAAGAGGTTGGactgaaaatacaatttcaaacaACAACTCATACTCcttaaagtttttctttttcaaactgtTGCTAAAATGTGCAGTAATATTGCAAATTACAATAAAAATTACAGTATGAATTGTATACTTGGTGTCATACAGGTGGTGAGGCAGAATGTGACAGGCCTGCAGTGGATGGCCAGTGAAGCCTGGACATCGGCTGCTGTGCTCCACACCCCCCGCCTCATGCCCTACCTGGGTGGAACACTTGGCATCGCCATCCGTCGGGGAGAAATACCAGGACTCAGGGATTTTCTGTTAACAATACGTCCTGATCTTTACCACAACAACAGCTACGGCAATAGCCTGGTGAGAGTTTGACCTTGCAATCCGATGTGGTAAATTTGCAGGAATGATCCAATGTCAACATTTAATATATTCCAGGTAAATCAGTTTTGGGAACACACATTTCAGTGTAGATTAGCGCCACCCCCGTCAGGTTGGGTGGAGGCTGGAGGAGCGTTGTGCACCGGGCAGGAAGATCTGGAGACTGTGGAGACTGAGTTTATGGACGTTTCAAACCTCAGGCCAGAGTACAACGTGTACAAGGCTGTGTACGCTCTGGCTTACGCCCTGCGTGACATGCTGCAGTGTGAGCCGGGGAGAGGACCTTTCACAGGGCACAGCTGTGGGGACTTACACAGCCTGGAGCTGTGGCAGGTGAGATATCAGATTACACTCTCCCTGTTAATGTGCATCTGTATTTAGCATTTAGTGCAGAGCAGCATTTAGTGtaatttgatatatttgtattgttatataaaatattaaccaTATGATAAATCTGGGCTTTataatataagataagataatactTTATTAGTTCCACTATGGGGTAATGggcattttccacatttttaatCAGATCAGAGAGAATTAAATTATGTCACTTACaacattatttttcctttttaagtAATGTGACAGGTTCAAAACTTTGCATAACTGAGTTCCATTTTTTGGGTATTAATTCGTAAAAGACATGTTAATAACTGCAATATTTTCATATGCTCTCTTTGGTTTTCTTTCGATCCCTAATTCTGATTTATATAGCTTGTTTATTACTTGGAAGGCATCAACTTCACTACACCGTTTGGGGATGAGGTGTCATTTGATGAGAATGGAGACATCTTACCGATCTATGACATCATGAACTGGCAGTGGCTCCCTGATGGAGGAACTAAAGTTCACCTTGTGGGTGAGGTTAAGAAATCAGCCACTAAAGGTGAAGTACTCACACTTCAGGACGAGAAGATCTTCTGGAACTTTGAATCCAAACAGGTTATTTCTGACTTTACAGACCATTATATAACTCAATAACTCAGCATAGTAGGGTGAGGTAATGATGTATGTAACTTTGTGTCCGTGCAGCCTCCTCGGTCAGTGTGCAGTGAGAGCTGTACTCCAGGCACCCGCATGGCGCACAAAAAGGGGAaagctctgtgttgttttgactGCATCCCCTGTTCTGAAGGGGAAATCAGCAATAAAACTGGTAAGTGTTAAATTTTTAACTTTGTAGCTTGGACATATAAATATGATGTAAACATATATCTCCACATTTTCGCTGTTCTAGACTCCATGGAGTGCAGCAGCTGTCCAGAGGATTTCTGGTCGAGCCCCCAGAATGACCGCTGCGTTCCAAAGAAAACAGAGTTCCTCTCCTACCATGAGCCTCTAGGTATCTGCCTGACCACCACCTCCCTGCTGGGCACGTTTATCTGTGTTGTCGTCCTGGGCATCTTCATCCATCACCGCAGGACACCTTTAGTTAGAGCCAACAATTCAGAACTCAGCTTCCAGCTCCTGCTCTCACTGAAGTTATGTTTCCTTTGCTCTTTGCTGTTCATCGGACGACCCAGAGCATGGACGTGCCAGCTGAGACATGCAGCGTTTGGCATCAgctttgtgctttgtgtgtcGTGTATCCTGGTTAAAACCATGGTGGTGCTGGCGGTGTTCAAGGCCTCCAAGCCAGGAGGGGGAGCAACTCTGAAGTGGTTTGGCTCTGTGCAGCAGCGAGTGACAGTTCTGGTTCTTACTTCTGTTCAAGCAGCGATCTGCACTGCCTGGCTTGTGTCTGCCTCACCAGCTCCACATAAAAACACCCAGTACCACAATGACAAGATAGTGTATGAGTGTGTAGTCGGCTCCACGATCGGCTTTGCAGTGTTGCTTGGCTACATTGGATTTTTGGCTGTAATCAGCTTCCTGTTAGCTTTTCTGGCGAGGAATCTTCCCGACAGTTTCAACGAGGCCAAACTCATCACATTCAGCATGTTGATCTTCTGCGCAGTGTGGGTGGCCTTCGTCCCCGCTTATATCAGCTCACCAGGCATATACGCAGATGCAGTGGAGGTATTTGCCATCCTGGCCTCTAGTTTTGGCCTCTTAGGGGCGCTGTTTGGACCCAAATGTTACATCATCCTATTGAGACCAGAGCGGAACACAAAGAAAGCCATCATGAGTCGAGGAATTGAGTCAtgaagtttgtgtttctgttcattaCACAGAATGAGTCAATTTCCTTACACACTGAAAATAACAGCCTTAGTTGATGATCAATGGTGAAGATCTAATGCAAAATAAATTGGATCACGTGAATAGGATCACACCCACATTGTGATATATGATACTTGCACTTCAAATGGTATCAGTGACTtttatttgtgcttttcatgATGTTAGTTGACCCTCAGACCAGCTTTAAGCACACTCTATGAATGAATTGAACTTAACAATCATCAAATGTAGTACATGAGGAGACACACATGGACTCCAACGCACTGTTGGCACCTTTTTCACtggaaaacactgcagctctgcagatgTTTGAGATCTTTGAAATGATTCTAATGCAAGAACAAGTGAAATGAGGCTATGTTAGCAGGCTCATATTCTTCCACTAGCATTTGAATTTAATATGTGAAATCTCATCCATGTGGGTGTAGAAATGGGTTTAAATGATTGTATTGGGAATTATTGCAGTTTTCTGGATTATATCATTATTTGAATATAACTAAATGTTTCTGTAATCTATGGTCTGGATTGATTATTGTTGTAATTGATTGTTACTCTAATGGCATTCCCGTAATGCAAGCAGATGTGTGGAATCAATatgagaaacaaagacacaaccaTGGAACTGATTTACATGTATCTTTATTAATGTAGAATAAAACAATGATGTAAAAAATAACGATAAAATATAGATTTATCTACAACACAAAGTATTCCATCgtctatttaaatatatttgacattttatagtGAAATAAAATGGATTTTTAAGTAAAGTGCAGACAATACAAATTTGTCTTTCTAACATTTTAGGATACAGGATCACATATTCGGAAAAATAGAAAGAACTGATAATGAAATTGATAAAGAAATATCAAAACAATTTGATGACTCACTATGGctgtttgattattttcattttcatacgTCACCACATGCAGTCTTAAGTTTCTTCACTATCTGGCCATCAGATGTTTCTTAGTATTTTTCTCAGGCCTCAAAAGAATAATGAAACACTTTGGAGCAAAGATACAGAAAAGCAAACCATAGCTGGAGGCAAGAATCGCAAATATCTCCACGGCTACTGCATATTTTCCAGGAGAACTGACATAAGCAGGAACGAAGGCTACCCACACGGCACAGAAGATCAGCATGCTGAAGGTGATCAGCTTGGCCTCGTTGAAGTTGTCGGGGAGTTTCCGAGCGAGAAAAGCCAAGAGGAGGCAGGAGCAGGCCAGCAGTCCGATGTAGCCCAGGACCAGAGAGAAGCCCACCACAGAGGCCATGGCACACTTCAGTGTGACCTTCAACCCCGGAATTTCAAGGTCAGGTTCAGGCAACGGGGGGCTGAGAGATAGCCAAATAACACAGATGACAACCTTGATTGAAAAAAAGCATTGCAGAAAATCAGGTTTAAGGACGGGAAATGCACTAATGAGTCATAATCTTATTATTAAAAAAGCCACATCCAACTCTGACCTGTATACAGGTGAAAACGCAGACACTTCCTCTCTGTTGGCCCGGACCAAACCACTTCATCAGGGACCCAGCACCGGGCCGAGTCGAGCGAAACGCTGCCAGGACCACAATGGTTTTGACTTGGAGGCAGGAAACACAAAGCACGAAGCTGATCCCAAAAGCCGCCTGCTGGAAGCGACAGGACCAGACGGACGGACGGCCGATGAACACCAGCGagcacaggaagcagagcttcagagacagaagcagcaggaagctcaGCTCTGAGTTGTTGGCTCGCACCTACAGATAAGAATCAGACTTAAACTGATATTGAAAGGATGTTAATTAACACCTTTATTTTGATCATGGAGGAATAGATTATTGTTTATTGAACTTTATAATCTCTGATAAATTAGACTGTATACTTACCATAGGTGTTTGTCGATAGTATAGGAACATCACAAACACTGCTGTTGTCGCCACAACACCAGATATTGCGACTGTCGTCAGGGTAATACCCAAAGTTTCATTAAAGGAGAGGAAGTCCAGCTGGCGGGGGACGCAGGCCGTTCGATCAGTGTTGGACCAGAACTCAGATGGACAAGGATCACAGTGAGGGGAACCTGGCAGAGGGATGCAGCCAAACAAATGACAGAATTTGATTATTGGAAGCCGATTCGTTCagactgaatacatttttattgcaaAGTGGTTATTTCCTCACCAGTTGTATTGCTAATCTCTCCGTCAGCACACGGGATGCAGTCAAAGCAGCAGACAGGTTCTCCTTTCCTGGAGGCCATCCTGGTCCCGGGGGGGCAGCTCTCACTGCACACTGACACAGGCACCTGACCAAAACATACATCACAGTAAGCAATTAATTCAGTAAATGTTTTTCAGTGAATTGAGATCTTTCCTCTTTGAGCACCTGATTGGACCCCGTGCTCCACTGAATTTCTGACTCATTAAGGTGGATGTCAAATCCGTCCACACGACCGATCAGAACAAGCTTGAGTCGGCCTTCGGGTGTTTTCTGCCAGTTAACCAGGTCGTACTTCGCTGGAACATCGGCCCCTTGGAAGTAAAATATTTCACCCTGAGGTGTGGTGAAGTTCACTCTGCTCAAGTGCTGCAGAACCTGGAAGCGTCAAAATGTTGAGTTGCCAGATATCAACAACACCCTTTGGATTTGCTAATGTGTGTTGTcaaaatgaagctgaaataaCTGTGATTACCTCTATAGGTTGGATGTGTTTCGGAAAGGAGCATGTGGAGCTGCTGTTTCCAGGAGAGCTGTCGTTGTTGGGGCATGAGAGGAGGCTGTGAAGGGCGTGGGCTGCGGCATAAGCAGCAAGGTACACATTATATGTGACCCTCAGCTGAGAGGTGTCAGTAAAGAGATTCTGCACCACCTCCAGGGACTCTGTGCCACCGCAGAGCGGAAGAGGCGCCCTCTGCTCTGCACGGGATGGCGAAGTGGTAGATGAAGAAAGATTTGAAGATCCAGGACGgcaattaaacattttttcccAGAATTCTCTCAAGAACTTATCATCAGGACGATGAGAGGGATTCAGATTTCTGAGATACTTTTCAAATCCAGGTATAGGTGAACTCCTAATGGCCACGCCGAGGACGCCACGTGCCACTTTAAGGGTGGAAGGGTGTTCGAGAAGATTAACACTCGTGCTCCAAGCCTCACTGGCCAGAAACTGTCTATCAGTTACCTGCCAATGAAAGCatgataaaaatataatttaggaaataaattacataaaacaagtcaattttcatatttaatatatcaAATTGTGTCTCACATTTCTCTCGGCCAGCTGCAGGAACAGTTCCCTCACATCTGTGTACCACGTGAAGATCAGAATCACTTTTGCGCTCGAGGCCTGAATCGCGAGCGCTGCCTGTTTGGCATCGCTCACAATGTTTTCCCTTCGGAGAGTCTCCACAAACGCCAGACACACACCGGCACCCTGAGTCTCCTCCTGGAATATCTGATATACaaaaatttacatttagatATTATATTGCTTATTTCCTGTGCAGATGGCGTAACATTTCCGGTACATAAGAAATGGAAACACCTTTATCGCCGTTAGGCCGTAACTATTTTTTGCCACAACTGCTCCGATCCAAGTCCATTTTAAACGTATTGCAAGCTGGGCGATGGCTCGGGCTTGGTAAATGTCACTGGGCATGGTCCTGAAGAAGTTAGGAAATTGGCGTCTGTCACTCAGACACGGGCAGCTCGCTGTGTAGCTCATCTAAAGGTTAAAAAAACCACGTAATTATAATAAACTTTTcataaaagtgctttacatgaATAGAATGACTTTAGCTTAAAAACAATGAACATATGTGAAAAGGGGTTAAAGCAAT from Platichthys flesus chromosome 4, fPlaFle2.1, whole genome shotgun sequence includes:
- the LOC133951812 gene encoding extracellular calcium-sensing receptor-like encodes the protein MRAVIDTCLLFQMLMCSGFSSIESSPLSSSSCRLQGQFHLNGMHKTGDVVLGGLFAAHFFSAYPDLSYTSAPRQPTCYGFDVIGFRQAQTMVFAIDEINRNSNLLPNVTLGYSLYDNCRSLDIGFSAAMFLANGQEELVTLHDTCVGTPPVLGVVGDSSSRRSIAISTVLGLFRVPMVSYFATCSCLSDRQRFPTFFRTIPSDAFQVRAMIQLLKRFGWTWAGLLISDDDYGVHAARSFQSDLGPSGGGCLAYMEILPWGDDRAELSRIVNVMKKSTARVVIVFAHESHMINLMEEVVRQNVTGLQWMASEAWTSAAVLHTPRLMPYLGGTLGIAIRRGEIPGLRDFLLTIRPDLYHNNSYGNSLVNQFWEHTFQCRLAPPPSGWVEAGGALCTGQEDLETVETEFMDVSNLRPEYNVYKAVYALAYALRDMLQCEPGRGPFTGHSCGDLHSLELWQLVYYLEGINFTTPFGDEVSFDENGDILPIYDIMNWQWLPDGGTKVHLVGEVKKSATKGEVLTLQDEKIFWNFESKQPPRSVCSESCTPGTRMAHKKGKALCCFDCIPCSEGEISNKTDSMECSSCPEDFWSSPQNDRCVPKKTEFLSYHEPLGICLTTTSLLGTFICVVVLGIFIHHRRTPLVRANNSELSFQLLLSLKLCFLCSLLFIGRPRAWTCQLRHAAFGISFVLCVSCILVKTMVVLAVFKASKPGGGATLKWFGSVQQRVTVLVLTSVQAAICTAWLVSASPAPHKNTQYHNDKIVYECVVGSTIGFAVLLGYIGFLAVISFLLAFLARNLPDSFNEAKLITFSMLIFCAVWVAFVPAYISSPGIYADAVEVFAILASSFGLLGALFGPKCYIILLRPERNTKKAIMSRGIES